The proteins below come from a single Malus domestica chromosome 03, GDT2T_hap1 genomic window:
- the LOC103427174 gene encoding 11S globulin seed storage protein Ana o 2.0101-like — MELDLSPKLAKKVYGGDGGSYFAWSPSELPMLREGNIGAAKLALDKDGFALPKYSDSNQVAYVLQGSGVVGIVLPEKEEKVLPVKKGDAIALPFGVVTWWYNKEDTEFVVLFLGDTSKAHKRGEFTDFYLNGSNAIFTGFSTEFVGRAWDLEESVVETLVGKQSGRGIVKLTGANLPEPKKEHRDGMTLNCEEAPLDVDIKDGGRVVVLNTKNLPLVGEVGLGADLVRLDGSAMCSPGFSCDSALQVTYIIRGSGRVQVVGVDGKRVLETTIKAGNLFIVPRFFVVSKIADPEGLEWFSIITTPNPIFTHLAGSIGCWKALSPQVLQAAFNVDSETEKLFRSKRTCDAIFFPPPK; from the exons ATGGAGCTTGATCTTTCACCCAAGTTGGCCAAGAAGGTGTACGGCGGCGATGGCGGGTCCTACTTTGCCTGGTCCCCGTCGGAGCTTCCCATGCTCCGTGAAGGTAACATCGGAGCCGCCAAGCTCGCTCTGGACAAGGACGGGTTCGCTCTCCCCAAGTACTCTGACTCCAACCAGGTCGCCTATGTCCTCCAAG GTTCTGGTGTAGTCGGAATTGTCCTCCCGGAGAAGGAAGAGAAGGTTCTTCCAGTTAAGAAGGGTGATGCGATTGCCCTCCCTTTCGGAGTTGTGACTTGGTGGTACAACAAGGAGGACACCGAGTTCGTTGTTCTTTTCTTGGGCGACACTTCAAAAGCTCACAAGAGGGGGGAGTTTACCGACTTCTATCTCAACGGCTCTAACGCCATTTTCACCGGCTTCTCAACCGAGTTTGTTGGTCGGGCATGGGATTTGGAGGAGAGTGTTGTGGAGACTCTCGTTGGCAAGCAGTCCGGCAGGGGCATTGTCAAGCTTACCGGAGCTAACTTGCCCGAGCCAAAGAAGGAACACCGCGATGGCATGACGTTGAACTGCGAAGAGGCTCCCTTGGATGTTGACATTAAGGATGGTGGAAGAGTTGTGGTCTTGAATACCAAAAACCTTCCTTTGGTCGGTGAGGTTGGGCTCGGTGCTGACCTTGTGAGATTGGACGGGAGTGCCATGTGCTCCCCTGGATTTTCTTGTGACTCGGCTCTGCAGGTGACTTATATTATTAGGGGCAGCGGCCGTGTCCAGGTTGTTGGTGTCGACGGTAAGAGGGTGTTGGAAACTACCATCAAAGCCGGTAATCTCTTCATCGTTCCTCGGTTCTTTGTTGTGTCAAAGATTGCTGATCCTGAGGGCTTGGAATGGTTTTCTATCATCACTACGCCCAA CCCGATATTCACCCACTTGGCTGGAAGCATTGGGTGCTGGAAGGCTCTATCTCCGCAGGTGCTCCAGGCTGCGTTCAATGTGGATTCGGAAACAGAGAAACTCTTCCGTTCGAAGAGGACTTGTGATGCAATCTTCTTCCCCCCACCCAAGTGA
- the LOC103418818 gene encoding putative pentatricopeptide repeat-containing protein At1g12700, mitochondrial isoform X2, which translates to MLQMRPLPSVVRFNQVLTQVAKLKHYSAVISLNDQMGLLGIGPNAYTRNIIMNCFCHLSQMGFCLSVLGKFFKLGFEPNVVTFNTLINGFLLEDREADAVGILNKMMESGNCKPDVFTFNILVKGLCMKGNNVGAMQLLKRMEQGACNPDVVVYNTIIDSLCKDTLVVDALKLFSEMTSKGIAPDVITYNTLIHGVCKLGEWKEAVRLFNEMVSKGIFPDVFTFNVLVDTLCKEGLVGEAKSKVEMMTQRDIEPNTVTYNSLMDGYCLRGEMDEAKEVFDIMLSKGFVADTHSYNILINGYCKHKRIDEAWILFLDMSGGGLVPNTVTYNTLIDGFCKRGRIHDAQKLFATMQVCGQLPDVQTYAILLDGLCKDQQLSKAIELFEETKGKRLDPNIVVYSILIEGLCIGGKVECAKYLFSSLFSKGLQPNVRTFTIMISGLCNAGLVSEAENLFTEMEEKGCSPDSCTYNTIIRGFFNKNETSRAMRLIHEMVERGWSADASTTELIIDLLSRDEVDPALLALIK; encoded by the coding sequence ATGCTTCAAATGCGTCCTCTGCCTTCCGTTGTCCGTTTCAATCAAGTATTGACTCAAGTCGCCAAGTTGAAGCATTACTCGGCAGTCATCTCgttgaatgatcaaatgggtcTGTTGGGAATTGGTCCTAATGCTTACACTCGAAACATTATCATGAATTGCTTTTGTCATCTGAGCCAAATGGGGTTTTGTTTGTCTGTCTTGGGAAAATTCTTCAAACTGGGTTTTGAACCGAATGTGGTGACATTCAACACATTAATCAATGGCTTCCTTCTCGAGGATAGAGAGGCTGATGCTGTCGGGATTCTGAATAAAATGATGGAGAGTGGTAATTGTAAGCCCGATGTGTTTACATTCAACATACTAGTTAAGGGTCTTTGCATGAAGGGTAACAACGTTGGAGCTATGCAATTGCTTAAGAGGATGGAACAAGGAGCTTGCAACCCTGACGTAGTTGTGTATAACACGATTATCGACAGCCTCTGTAAAGATACTCTGGTTGTGGATGCATTGAAACTCTTCTCAGAAATGACAAGTAAAGGTATTGCTCCCGATGTCATCACCTATAACACTTTGATTCATGGAGTATGCAAATTAGGGGAGTGGAAAGAAGCAGTGAGGTTGTTTAATGAAATGGTGAGCAAAGGTATCTTTCCAGATGTATTCACCTTCAATGTCTTAGTAGATACACTTTGCAAGGAGGGGTTGGTTGGGGAAGCAAAAAGCAAGGTTGAAATGATGACTCAAAGAGATATTGAGCCTAACACGGTTACGTATAATTCGCTTATGGATGGTTATTGCTTGCGAGGAGAAATGGATGAGGCGAAAGAAGTCTTTGACATAATGCTTAGCAAGGGGTTCGTGGCTGATACTCATAGTTACAACATACTGATAAATGGCTATTGTAAGCATAAAAGGATAGACGAGGCTTGGATACTTTTTCTGGACATGTCTGGTGGAGGTCTGGTTCCAAATACTGTTACTTATAACACACTAATAGATGGTTTTTGCAAGCGGGGCAGAATACACGATGCACAAAAGCTCTTTGCCACGATGCAAGTTTGTGGTCAACTTCCAGATGTTCAAACTTATGCTATTTTACTTGATGGTCTGTGTAAAGACCAACAACTTTCTAAGGCAATTGAATTGTTTGAAGAAACGAAAGGCAAGAGATTGGATCCAAATATTGTGGTTTACAGTATTCTTATTGAAGGTTTGTGCATAGGTGGAAAAGTTGAATGCGCAAAGTATCTCTTTAGCAGTTTGTTTTCAAAAGGACTTCAGCCTAATGTCAGGACATTTACGATAATGATTAGTGGACTTTGTAATGCAGGCCTAGTAAGTGAAGCGGAAAATTTGTTTACAGAAATGGAAGAGAAAGGCTGTTCTCCAGATAGTTGCACCTATAACACAATTATCCGGGGGTTTTTCAATAAGAATGAGACGTCAAGGGCGATGAGACTTATCCATGAAATGGTGGAGAGGGGCTGGTCTGCAGATGCGTCTACTACagaattgataattgatttaCTCTCTAGGGATGAAGTAGATCCCGCTTTGTTGGCTTTGATAAAATGA
- the LOC103418818 gene encoding putative pentatricopeptide repeat-containing protein At1g12700, mitochondrial isoform X1: protein MLRMMRAATGIGSRRRVKVRGMPPLPCLLRNFTLFRFFNNYFAPFHSRPSYPAKSTKTQLHQLVKVANLDDALRLFDEMLQMRPLPSVVRFNQVLTQVAKLKHYSAVISLNDQMGLLGIGPNAYTRNIIMNCFCHLSQMGFCLSVLGKFFKLGFEPNVVTFNTLINGFLLEDREADAVGILNKMMESGNCKPDVFTFNILVKGLCMKGNNVGAMQLLKRMEQGACNPDVVVYNTIIDSLCKDTLVVDALKLFSEMTSKGIAPDVITYNTLIHGVCKLGEWKEAVRLFNEMVSKGIFPDVFTFNVLVDTLCKEGLVGEAKSKVEMMTQRDIEPNTVTYNSLMDGYCLRGEMDEAKEVFDIMLSKGFVADTHSYNILINGYCKHKRIDEAWILFLDMSGGGLVPNTVTYNTLIDGFCKRGRIHDAQKLFATMQVCGQLPDVQTYAILLDGLCKDQQLSKAIELFEETKGKRLDPNIVVYSILIEGLCIGGKVECAKYLFSSLFSKGLQPNVRTFTIMISGLCNAGLVSEAENLFTEMEEKGCSPDSCTYNTIIRGFFNKNETSRAMRLIHEMVERGWSADASTTELIIDLLSRDEVDPALLALIK, encoded by the coding sequence ATGCTGAGGATGATGCGCGCGGCGACTGGCATCGGCAGCAGACGGAGAGTGAAAGTGAGAGGTATGCCGCCTCTGCCTTGTCTTCTTCGTAACTTTACTCTTTTTCGATTCTTCAACAATTACTTTGCTCCGTTTCACTCTCGACCTTCTTATCCTGCCAAATCTACAAAAACCCAATTGCATCAGCTTGTCAAAGTAGCTAACCTTGACGATGCACTCCGTCTGTTCGATGAAATGCTTCAAATGCGTCCTCTGCCTTCCGTTGTCCGTTTCAATCAAGTATTGACTCAAGTCGCCAAGTTGAAGCATTACTCGGCAGTCATCTCgttgaatgatcaaatgggtcTGTTGGGAATTGGTCCTAATGCTTACACTCGAAACATTATCATGAATTGCTTTTGTCATCTGAGCCAAATGGGGTTTTGTTTGTCTGTCTTGGGAAAATTCTTCAAACTGGGTTTTGAACCGAATGTGGTGACATTCAACACATTAATCAATGGCTTCCTTCTCGAGGATAGAGAGGCTGATGCTGTCGGGATTCTGAATAAAATGATGGAGAGTGGTAATTGTAAGCCCGATGTGTTTACATTCAACATACTAGTTAAGGGTCTTTGCATGAAGGGTAACAACGTTGGAGCTATGCAATTGCTTAAGAGGATGGAACAAGGAGCTTGCAACCCTGACGTAGTTGTGTATAACACGATTATCGACAGCCTCTGTAAAGATACTCTGGTTGTGGATGCATTGAAACTCTTCTCAGAAATGACAAGTAAAGGTATTGCTCCCGATGTCATCACCTATAACACTTTGATTCATGGAGTATGCAAATTAGGGGAGTGGAAAGAAGCAGTGAGGTTGTTTAATGAAATGGTGAGCAAAGGTATCTTTCCAGATGTATTCACCTTCAATGTCTTAGTAGATACACTTTGCAAGGAGGGGTTGGTTGGGGAAGCAAAAAGCAAGGTTGAAATGATGACTCAAAGAGATATTGAGCCTAACACGGTTACGTATAATTCGCTTATGGATGGTTATTGCTTGCGAGGAGAAATGGATGAGGCGAAAGAAGTCTTTGACATAATGCTTAGCAAGGGGTTCGTGGCTGATACTCATAGTTACAACATACTGATAAATGGCTATTGTAAGCATAAAAGGATAGACGAGGCTTGGATACTTTTTCTGGACATGTCTGGTGGAGGTCTGGTTCCAAATACTGTTACTTATAACACACTAATAGATGGTTTTTGCAAGCGGGGCAGAATACACGATGCACAAAAGCTCTTTGCCACGATGCAAGTTTGTGGTCAACTTCCAGATGTTCAAACTTATGCTATTTTACTTGATGGTCTGTGTAAAGACCAACAACTTTCTAAGGCAATTGAATTGTTTGAAGAAACGAAAGGCAAGAGATTGGATCCAAATATTGTGGTTTACAGTATTCTTATTGAAGGTTTGTGCATAGGTGGAAAAGTTGAATGCGCAAAGTATCTCTTTAGCAGTTTGTTTTCAAAAGGACTTCAGCCTAATGTCAGGACATTTACGATAATGATTAGTGGACTTTGTAATGCAGGCCTAGTAAGTGAAGCGGAAAATTTGTTTACAGAAATGGAAGAGAAAGGCTGTTCTCCAGATAGTTGCACCTATAACACAATTATCCGGGGGTTTTTCAATAAGAATGAGACGTCAAGGGCGATGAGACTTATCCATGAAATGGTGGAGAGGGGCTGGTCTGCAGATGCGTCTACTACagaattgataattgatttaCTCTCTAGGGATGAAGTAGATCCCGCTTTGTTGGCTTTGATAAAATGA